In one window of Limnohabitans sp. MORI2 DNA:
- a CDS encoding ATP-binding protein, translating to MTSIDDFSEIETDLANLARLSSSGANEDVRLLVAKLVRKYRTLRPALAEQLDSTLKASRTRSHGPAVLRRSMAVSDSSAMPMDADSRQSLIRVFDDLDGISEPLLPDALFAHVQSLIRERRERDRLAAHGIRPTRSAILVGPPGVGKTLSARWIANQLGKPLWVLDLTTVMSSLLGKTGSNLRAVFDHAKQNQAVLLLDEIDAIAKRRSDESDVGELKRLVTAILQEVDAWPDSGLLLAATNHPELIDPALWRRFDAVLTFETPQGNVLATAVRRFLGADIALFEKWVDLLASSVYGMSLSDVERSINALRRYTVLENASPAHAVIEMAIKGLPSLDKSSRQKLAIELARLEALSHNKIMELTGVSRDTIRKYAGPSPIKGRGIKKKD from the coding sequence ATGACTTCAATTGACGATTTTTCAGAAATAGAAACTGATTTAGCCAATTTGGCGAGGCTGTCTTCCAGTGGGGCGAATGAGGATGTCCGACTTTTGGTTGCTAAGCTGGTTCGTAAATACCGAACCCTTCGACCAGCCTTGGCAGAGCAGCTAGATTCCACGTTAAAAGCCTCTCGGACGCGATCGCACGGCCCTGCTGTGCTGAGGCGAAGTATGGCTGTATCAGACTCCTCTGCAATGCCAATGGATGCGGACTCTAGGCAATCCCTTATTCGAGTTTTTGACGATTTAGATGGGATATCTGAACCGTTGCTGCCAGACGCATTATTTGCGCATGTCCAATCTTTGATACGCGAGAGGCGGGAGCGGGATCGTCTCGCAGCTCACGGAATAAGGCCTACACGGTCAGCAATTTTGGTAGGCCCTCCAGGGGTAGGAAAAACGCTTTCTGCTCGCTGGATTGCAAACCAACTGGGTAAACCATTATGGGTGCTGGATTTAACAACTGTAATGAGTAGTTTGCTTGGCAAAACCGGTAGTAATTTGAGGGCCGTTTTTGACCACGCAAAGCAAAATCAAGCTGTTTTGTTGCTTGATGAAATCGACGCTATAGCAAAGCGCCGCAGTGATGAGTCGGATGTTGGGGAGTTAAAGCGACTTGTTACTGCAATTTTGCAAGAAGTTGATGCATGGCCTGATTCAGGTCTACTCTTGGCTGCAACAAATCATCCTGAACTGATAGATCCAGCTTTATGGCGTCGCTTTGATGCAGTCTTGACATTTGAGACGCCCCAGGGCAATGTCCTAGCAACTGCCGTTAGGCGATTTTTAGGCGCAGATATCGCCTTATTTGAAAAATGGGTTGATTTGTTAGCTTCTTCTGTTTATGGGATGTCTCTATCTGATGTAGAACGTTCGATTAATGCATTACGCCGATATACGGTCTTGGAAAACGCGAGTCCGGCCCACGCGGTTATAGAAATGGCGATTAAAGGCTTGCCTAGTTTAGACAAATCGTCTCGACAAAAACTGGCTATTGAGTTAGCCAGACTAGAAGCGCTGTCACACAACAAAATTATGGAGTTAACGGGAGTGTCTCGAGATACCATACGAAAGTATGCAGGACCATCCCCAATTAAGGGAAGAGGGATTAAGAAGAAAGATTAA
- the ygiD gene encoding 4,5-DOPA dioxygenase extradiol, whose product MRTSIHTTRMPVLFVGHGSPMNVIEEGPYRRAWQSLGAQFGVRWPKPKLILCISAHWITQGWWLTGMDKPKTIHDFGGFPQELFDQQYPVMGAPEWVAQAAQQLRQPNTGLPVGVDLTEWGLDHGAWGVLKPMFPAADIPVVQLSIDYHRPPSEHFALGQQLRAWREQGVLIVASGNTVHNLRAINRAAADEQAYEWVVAFDQWVGAQISAGRLDALVDFQSQGQLAQLAHPSYDHFLPLLYAAGAAEADEPVEFFNDGYQLASIAMRSVIWG is encoded by the coding sequence ATGCGCACGTCAATACACACCACGCGAATGCCAGTTCTTTTTGTCGGTCACGGCAGCCCCATGAACGTGATTGAGGAGGGGCCCTATCGTCGTGCATGGCAGTCGCTGGGCGCGCAGTTCGGCGTGCGCTGGCCTAAGCCAAAGCTGATTTTATGTATCTCTGCGCACTGGATCACGCAAGGTTGGTGGCTCACAGGCATGGATAAGCCCAAAACGATTCACGATTTTGGTGGTTTTCCGCAAGAACTGTTTGATCAGCAATACCCAGTGATGGGCGCTCCAGAGTGGGTAGCCCAAGCAGCACAACAACTGCGCCAGCCGAACACGGGTCTGCCGGTGGGTGTGGATTTGACCGAGTGGGGGTTGGACCATGGGGCTTGGGGGGTGTTAAAGCCCATGTTTCCAGCCGCTGACATTCCGGTGGTGCAGTTGAGCATCGACTACCACCGGCCACCTTCAGAGCACTTTGCGTTGGGCCAACAGCTGCGTGCCTGGCGCGAGCAAGGTGTGCTCATCGTGGCCAGTGGCAACACGGTGCACAACCTGCGTGCCATCAACCGCGCTGCTGCCGACGAGCAAGCCTACGAGTGGGTGGTTGCGTTTGACCAATGGGTGGGCGCGCAGATCAGCGCGGGGCGCTTGGATGCGCTGGTCGACTTTCAATCGCAAGGTCAACTGGCGCAATTGGCCCACCCAAGCTACGACCACTTTTTGCCGTTGCTGTACGCAGCAGGGGCCGCCGAAGCGGATGAGCCCGTTGAGTTTTTTAACGATGGCTACCAGCTTGCATCGATTGCAATGCGTTCAGTGATTTGGGGTTGA
- a CDS encoding IS1595 family transposase: MNRNTKGQHFLLSAKLRDFTAWDVMQMSDADCIWKLIEFRWGAVDKVICPACGSIDKPFIRIARSQIRCRHCDHHFSPLHGSPFEDRKMPLKKLLFGISLFAAGAKGVPALYLSRVLDVQDKTATAFTGKLREVLVRQRDQEILQGVIEIDGGHFCGKPRHGRIRIKANPKDVAASIQAKLRGEKPPRRKARSRAEARNWARRKLRRIIMVIREQHPIKGLGASKTRIAIGYTENSRVAERVVKEMVKPGSLIMTDENSAYTPLACWYDHKCVEHAKEFSTDDGVNENQAESFFSRLRRAEYGTYHGMRPKYLFDYAQEFAWREDVRRFTEGEKVADLFRRIFSNGLSRWWRGYWQGHHRSGEYAVIS; encoded by the coding sequence ATGAATAGAAATACTAAAGGTCAGCATTTTTTGCTGTCTGCCAAGTTACGTGACTTCACAGCTTGGGATGTGATGCAAATGAGTGATGCTGATTGCATCTGGAAACTGATTGAGTTTCGTTGGGGAGCCGTTGATAAAGTGATCTGTCCTGCATGCGGGAGTATTGATAAACCGTTTATCCGTATTGCCCGCAGTCAGATTCGGTGCCGACATTGCGATCATCATTTTTCACCTTTACATGGAAGTCCATTCGAAGATCGAAAGATGCCGCTTAAAAAGCTGCTGTTTGGAATCAGCTTATTTGCTGCTGGAGCAAAGGGCGTACCTGCTCTATACCTATCTCGCGTATTGGATGTGCAAGATAAAACTGCCACTGCGTTTACTGGGAAATTGCGTGAGGTCTTAGTTAGACAGCGTGATCAAGAGATCTTGCAAGGTGTGATTGAAATAGATGGAGGGCACTTTTGTGGAAAACCTAGGCATGGACGTATACGTATAAAAGCAAACCCCAAAGATGTAGCGGCATCTATTCAAGCAAAGTTACGCGGAGAAAAACCACCACGGCGTAAAGCTCGGAGTCGTGCCGAGGCTCGGAATTGGGCGCGTCGAAAACTTCGTCGAATCATCATGGTCATTCGTGAGCAGCATCCAATTAAAGGATTAGGCGCGTCCAAGACGAGGATTGCGATTGGCTACACAGAAAATTCAAGGGTTGCAGAGCGCGTCGTCAAAGAAATGGTCAAGCCTGGCAGTTTGATCATGACTGATGAAAATTCAGCCTACACACCTTTAGCGTGTTGGTATGACCATAAGTGTGTCGAACACGCCAAAGAGTTCAGCACCGATGATGGTGTGAATGAAAATCAGGCTGAAAGTTTTTTCTCTAGGCTGAGGCGAGCGGAATATGGCACCTACCACGGCATGCGTCCCAAGTATCTATTTGATTACGCACAGGAGTTTGCGTGGAGAGAAGATGTTCGAAGATTTACAGAGGGTGAGAAGGTGGCTGACCTATTTCGACGAATTTTTTCGAACGGTCTATCTAGATGGTGGCGTGGGTATTGGCAAGGACATCATCGATCTGGCGAATACGCGGTCATTTCATAG
- a CDS encoding S8 family peptidase, whose translation MANRFIIGRGEVLTYEIPPPKSGGPKAHPYTLSEAKAELIPQIREIAAAAQDLPDLACPRDVAVAKMTLHPAYIAKSFFPTGLLRGAGLVSLGSRTVRLTPRKDTLKKLVEQRETTQIFVAGTRNSFAQFSAYAKQLESGSKEALEFAEIEVLGLMSSVDRIKLQNASNQQGVYEVGLHLIPNAPVEILRRSFLDYCHECGFIVATKYEFQVGGLLFVPVEGDASKLSLLAQFSLMRVIRPMPLLRSVRPLTRGGPISIGFKLPIDQPLSNEPSVAVLDGGLPIDHILSPYVGNYFKSDETAADVSNYLNHGLGVTSALLFGPIEPGEEAQRPYSYVDHFRVLDELSDGEDPYELYRTLGHVEEVLLSRQYQFMNLSLGPDRSIEDDDVHAWTAVIDSLLSDGETLLTVAVGNNGERDHALGFNRVQVPADCVNALSVGATNLTGKSWSRAPYSARGPGRNPGRRKPDVVAFGGSPKEYFHVTFPSKHPELLATMGTSFASPYVLRTAVGIRAVLGDAVAPLTIKALLVHAAESPDLSNSADPLDIGWGRVPQNLNDIIMCGDGVARIIYQGILRPGKFLRAPVPLPPIPLSGNVQLHATFCYSSPVDVQDSGAYTKAGLSVTFRPHVGKVKPGKQPTPKSFFSKSEFRTEEEQRNDLGTSTS comes from the coding sequence ATGGCAAATCGTTTCATAATCGGGCGTGGAGAAGTGCTCACCTACGAAATTCCACCTCCGAAGTCTGGAGGCCCGAAAGCACATCCATACACCCTTTCGGAAGCCAAAGCGGAACTAATTCCACAGATTCGCGAAATTGCAGCCGCAGCGCAAGATTTACCAGACCTTGCTTGCCCTAGAGACGTTGCGGTTGCAAAGATGACTTTGCATCCTGCATACATAGCTAAATCATTTTTCCCAACAGGTTTGTTGCGTGGTGCGGGCTTAGTCTCTTTAGGTAGTCGAACGGTTAGATTGACACCAAGGAAAGATACGCTCAAGAAGCTCGTGGAGCAACGCGAAACAACCCAGATTTTTGTTGCTGGTACACGGAACTCATTTGCTCAGTTTTCAGCATATGCAAAGCAGCTAGAAAGTGGAAGTAAAGAGGCGCTGGAGTTCGCCGAAATCGAAGTGCTTGGTTTAATGTCTAGTGTCGACCGCATTAAGTTGCAAAACGCAAGTAATCAACAAGGTGTTTACGAAGTCGGCCTGCATTTAATACCCAATGCACCAGTTGAAATTTTGCGCCGTAGCTTTTTAGACTACTGTCACGAATGCGGATTTATTGTTGCAACTAAATACGAATTTCAAGTCGGCGGTCTATTGTTTGTTCCCGTTGAAGGTGATGCATCGAAATTGAGTTTACTTGCTCAGTTTTCGCTTATGCGGGTTATCAGACCAATGCCTTTATTGCGAAGCGTACGACCACTAACTAGGGGAGGCCCGATTTCTATTGGATTCAAACTGCCTATAGATCAACCTCTATCAAATGAACCATCTGTTGCAGTGTTAGATGGTGGTCTACCTATCGACCACATACTTAGTCCATATGTTGGAAATTATTTCAAATCAGATGAAACTGCAGCGGACGTTTCAAACTATCTTAATCATGGTCTTGGAGTTACATCAGCTTTGCTGTTTGGGCCAATCGAGCCAGGTGAAGAGGCTCAACGCCCTTATTCTTACGTAGATCATTTCCGAGTTCTAGATGAGCTGTCAGATGGAGAAGATCCGTATGAACTCTATCGCACATTGGGGCATGTAGAGGAAGTTTTGTTGTCACGGCAATACCAGTTCATGAATTTGAGTCTCGGCCCAGACAGATCTATTGAAGATGATGATGTTCATGCATGGACAGCTGTCATAGACTCACTATTGAGTGATGGTGAAACCTTGCTGACGGTTGCTGTTGGAAATAATGGCGAAAGAGATCATGCTCTGGGATTCAATCGAGTTCAAGTGCCCGCTGATTGTGTCAACGCCCTATCTGTGGGGGCAACAAATCTAACAGGCAAGAGCTGGTCACGTGCACCCTACAGTGCCAGAGGACCTGGCCGAAATCCAGGCCGAAGAAAACCAGATGTTGTCGCATTCGGTGGCTCACCTAAAGAATATTTTCATGTTACTTTTCCAAGTAAGCATCCGGAATTATTGGCAACAATGGGGACAAGTTTTGCATCACCGTATGTATTGCGTACTGCCGTTGGAATAAGGGCCGTTCTCGGAGACGCTGTAGCGCCACTGACAATTAAGGCGCTGCTTGTTCATGCTGCAGAATCTCCAGACTTGAGCAACTCTGCTGATCCTTTAGATATCGGATGGGGTAGAGTGCCGCAAAACCTTAATGACATCATCATGTGCGGCGACGGTGTTGCTCGAATCATTTATCAAGGGATCTTGCGTCCAGGAAAATTTTTACGTGCGCCAGTTCCGTTACCACCTATTCCACTGTCCGGAAACGTTCAGTTGCACGCCACATTTTGTTATTCAAGTCCAGTTGATGTTCAAGATTCGGGGGCTTATACCAAAGCTGGACTTAGCGTTACTTTCCGTCCGCACGTTGGAAAAGTGAAACCGGGCAAGCAGCCTACGCCAAAATCTTTTTTTTCAAAATCAGAATTCCGCACAGAAGAAGAGCAACGCAATGACTTGGGTACCAGCACATCCTAA
- a CDS encoding amino acid aminotransferase: MSMFSAVEMAPRDPILGLNEQYNADTNPNKVNLGVGVYFDDNGKLPLLQCVQAAEKAMMEKPSARGYLPIDGIAAYDAAVKGLVFGADSEPVKSGRVATVQGIGGTGGLKIGADFLKRVSPNATVLISDPSWENHRALFTNAGFKVDTYAYYDTAKRGVNFDGMLASLNAAAAGTIVVLHACCHNPTGYDITAAQWDQVVAVVKAKNLTAFLDMAYQGFGHGIAEDGAVIQKFVAAGLNFFVSTSFSKSFSLYGERVGALSVLCSDKEECDRVLSQLKIVIRTNYSNPPTHGGAVVAAVLNNPELRALWEKELGEMRVRIKAMRQKLVDGLKAAGVTQDMSFITTQIGMFSYSGLSKDQMVRLRSEFGVYGTDTGRMCVAALNSKNIDYVCQAIAKVM; this comes from the coding sequence ATGTCAATGTTTTCTGCCGTCGAAATGGCACCCCGTGACCCCATCTTGGGTTTGAACGAGCAATACAACGCCGACACCAACCCCAATAAAGTGAACCTCGGCGTGGGTGTGTACTTTGACGACAACGGCAAACTGCCTTTGCTGCAATGCGTGCAAGCCGCTGAAAAAGCGATGATGGAAAAACCTTCCGCTCGCGGTTATTTGCCCATCGACGGCATTGCCGCCTATGACGCCGCCGTCAAAGGCTTGGTATTCGGTGCTGACTCCGAGCCTGTCAAATCAGGCCGCGTGGCCACCGTGCAAGGCATTGGCGGCACAGGCGGCTTGAAAATCGGCGCTGATTTTTTGAAGCGCGTCAGCCCCAACGCTACTGTGTTGATCTCTGACCCCAGCTGGGAAAACCACCGCGCGTTGTTCACCAACGCTGGTTTCAAAGTTGACACCTATGCCTACTACGACACCGCCAAACGTGGCGTGAACTTTGACGGCATGTTGGCCTCATTGAATGCTGCTGCCGCAGGCACCATCGTGGTGTTGCATGCTTGCTGCCACAACCCCACCGGCTACGACATCACCGCCGCCCAATGGGACCAAGTGGTCGCAGTGGTCAAGGCCAAAAACCTGACCGCCTTCTTGGACATGGCCTACCAAGGTTTTGGTCACGGCATTGCAGAAGACGGCGCGGTGATTCAAAAGTTTGTCGCCGCTGGCTTGAACTTCTTTGTGTCTACTTCGTTCTCTAAGAGCTTTAGCCTCTACGGCGAGCGTGTGGGCGCCTTGAGCGTGTTGTGCTCGGACAAAGAAGAATGCGACCGCGTGTTGTCACAACTCAAAATCGTCATTCGCACCAACTACTCCAACCCACCCACACACGGCGGCGCTGTGGTGGCAGCCGTGTTAAACAACCCCGAGCTGCGTGCTTTGTGGGAAAAAGAATTGGGCGAAATGCGCGTGCGCATCAAGGCCATGCGTCAAAAGTTGGTCGATGGCCTCAAAGCCGCTGGCGTGACCCAAGACATGAGCTTCATCACCACCCAAATCGGCATGTTCAGCTACTCAGGTCTCTCCAAAGACCAAATGGTGCGCTTGCGTTCTGAGTTTGGTGTGTACGGCACCGACACCGGTCGCATGTGCGTGGCTGCGTTGAACAGCAAAAACATCGACTACGTGTGCCAGGCCATCGCAAAAGTGATGTGA